One genomic window of Roseateles sp. DAIF2 includes the following:
- a CDS encoding ABC transporter permease — MNTGWSWARMGAIFIKEFQQMLRDRLTFAMAVGVPVLQLVLFGYAINTDPKGLPTAVIVQDPGPMARSLVAALQNSGYFRLVASPAGEAEADALMARGELQFLVVVPPGFQRALLRGERPVLRVAADATDPAASGNAIAALQQLAGTALRADLVGALAPLQGTPPPFELRLQRRYNPEGLSRYNIVPGLIGTILTMTMVMLTALAMTRERERGTMENLLATPVRPLEVMAGKILPYVLIGYLQLAVIMGAAALLFEVPMLGSPLLLLALIGVFMLANLGVGFTFSTLARNQLQALQMTFFFFLPSLLLSGFMFPFRGMPAWAQALGELLPLTHFLRIVRGLMLKGSGLAELLPELWPMLAFLLAAGALALLRYRRTLD; from the coding sequence ATGAACACCGGCTGGTCCTGGGCCCGCATGGGCGCGATCTTCATCAAGGAGTTCCAGCAGATGCTGCGCGACCGCCTGACCTTCGCGATGGCGGTCGGCGTGCCGGTGCTGCAGCTGGTGCTGTTCGGCTATGCGATCAACACCGACCCGAAGGGCCTGCCGACCGCGGTGATCGTGCAGGACCCGGGGCCGATGGCGCGCAGCCTGGTGGCCGCGTTGCAGAACAGCGGCTATTTCCGGCTGGTCGCATCGCCGGCCGGCGAGGCCGAGGCGGACGCGCTGATGGCGCGCGGCGAGCTGCAGTTCCTCGTCGTCGTGCCGCCGGGCTTCCAGCGCGCGCTGCTGCGCGGCGAGCGTCCGGTGCTGCGGGTGGCGGCGGACGCGACCGATCCCGCCGCTTCCGGCAACGCCATCGCCGCGCTGCAGCAGCTGGCCGGCACGGCGTTGCGGGCCGACCTGGTCGGCGCGCTGGCGCCGCTGCAGGGCACGCCACCGCCCTTCGAGCTGCGCCTGCAACGGCGCTACAACCCCGAGGGCCTGTCGCGCTACAACATCGTGCCGGGCCTGATCGGCACCATCCTGACGATGACCATGGTGATGCTGACCGCGCTGGCGATGACGCGCGAGCGCGAGCGCGGCACGATGGAAAACCTGTTGGCCACGCCGGTGCGGCCGCTGGAGGTGATGGCGGGCAAGATCCTGCCCTATGTGCTGATCGGCTACCTGCAGCTGGCGGTGATCATGGGCGCGGCCGCGCTGCTGTTCGAGGTGCCGATGCTGGGCAGCCCGCTGCTGCTGCTGGCCCTGATCGGGGTGTTCATGCTGGCCAATCTGGGCGTCGGCTTCACCTTCTCGACCCTGGCGCGCAACCAGCTGCAGGCACTGCAGATGACGTTCTTCTTCTTTCTGCCCTCGCTGCTGCTGTCGGGCTTCATGTTCCCGTTTCGCGGCATGCCGGCCTGGGCCCAGGCCCTGGGCGAGCTGCTGCCGCTGACGCATTTCCTGCGCATCGTGCGCGGCCTGATGCTCAAGGGCAGCGGCCTGGCCGAGCTGCTGCCCGAGCTCTGGCCGATGCTGGCCTTCCTGCTGGCGGCCGGCGCGCTGGCCCTGTTGCGCTACCGCCGTACCCTGGATTGA
- a CDS encoding YajQ family cyclic di-GMP-binding protein — protein MPSFDTVLEPDMVKVRNSVDASAKEIGTRFDFKGTSAQIEYKDKEKEIHATGDAEFQLEQIEGVLYAKLTKQGVVLGFVDKQEKVEKLGGDRVKQVYKIKSGLEAAEAKKIVAAIKNSKLKVQAAIEGDIVRITGKSLDDLQAAQSALRKELPDLPLSFDNYRK, from the coding sequence ATGCCAAGTTTTGACACCGTTCTCGAGCCCGATATGGTCAAGGTCCGCAACAGCGTGGACGCCAGCGCCAAGGAAATCGGCACCCGCTTCGACTTCAAGGGCACCAGCGCCCAGATCGAATACAAGGACAAGGAAAAGGAGATCCACGCCACCGGCGATGCCGAGTTCCAGCTCGAGCAGATCGAGGGCGTGCTCTATGCCAAGCTGACCAAGCAGGGCGTGGTGCTGGGCTTCGTCGACAAGCAGGAAAAGGTCGAGAAGCTGGGCGGAGACCGGGTCAAGCAGGTCTACAAGATCAAATCCGGCCTGGAAGCGGCCGAGGCCAAGAAGATCGTGGCCGCGATCAAGAACAGCAAGCTGAAGGTGCAGGCCGCCATCGAGGGCGACATCGTGCGCATCACCGGCAAGAGCCTGGACGATCTGCAGGCCGCCCAGTCCGCGCTGCGCAAGGAGTTGCCGGACCTGCCGCTGAGCTTCGACAACTACCGCAAGTAA
- the murB gene encoding UDP-N-acetylmuramate dehydrogenase, with the protein MPLERDVNLKPYNSFGLPAMAERLVRIREEADVRRVVDHPELGRAPKFVLGGGSNLVLTRDVQAVVLKMEIPGIRLLEERADAWIIEAGAGVAWHELVAWTIEQGYPGLENLALIPGTVGAAPVQNIGAYGIELKDRFESLDAVDLVTGRSAFLPAAVCRFGYRDSVFKQEGFGGLAGKSVITRVRLRLPRPWVPALDYLDLQRRMAETGIAAPDARQIFDWVCEIRRAKLPDPAKIGNAGSFFKNPVVSEEQCRDIIGRDPGIVHYPMPDGTIKLAAGWLIDACGWKGKSVGGAAVYERQALVLVNRGEARGAEVVTLARAIQESVYGRFGIRLEPEPILL; encoded by the coding sequence TTGCCGCTCGAACGCGACGTCAATCTGAAGCCCTACAACAGCTTCGGCCTGCCCGCCATGGCCGAACGCCTGGTGCGCATCCGCGAGGAGGCCGATGTGCGCCGCGTCGTCGACCACCCGGAGCTGGGCCGTGCGCCCAAGTTCGTGCTGGGCGGCGGCAGCAACCTGGTGCTGACGCGCGATGTGCAGGCGGTGGTGCTGAAGATGGAGATTCCCGGCATCCGGCTGCTGGAGGAGCGCGCCGATGCCTGGATCATCGAGGCCGGCGCTGGCGTGGCCTGGCATGAGCTGGTCGCCTGGACCATCGAGCAGGGCTATCCGGGCCTGGAAAACCTGGCGCTGATCCCCGGCACCGTCGGTGCGGCGCCGGTGCAGAACATCGGCGCCTACGGCATCGAGCTGAAGGACCGCTTCGAGAGCCTGGACGCGGTGGACCTGGTGACCGGCCGCAGCGCCTTCCTGCCGGCCGCGGTGTGCCGCTTCGGCTACCGCGACAGCGTGTTCAAGCAGGAAGGCTTTGGCGGCTTGGCCGGCAAGAGCGTGATCACCCGGGTACGCCTGCGCCTGCCGCGCCCCTGGGTGCCGGCGCTGGACTACCTGGACCTGCAGCGCCGGATGGCCGAGACCGGCATCGCCGCGCCCGACGCGCGTCAGATCTTCGACTGGGTCTGCGAGATCCGCCGTGCCAAGCTGCCCGACCCGGCCAAGATCGGCAATGCCGGCAGTTTCTTCAAGAACCCGGTGGTCAGCGAGGAGCAATGCCGCGACATCATCGGCCGCGACCCCGGCATCGTGCATTACCCGATGCCCGACGGCACGATCAAGCTGGCCGCCGGCTGGCTGATCGACGCCTGCGGCTGGAAGGGCAAATCGGTCGGCGGCGCGGCGGTCTACGAGCGCCAGGCCCTGGTGCTGGTGAACCGCGGCGAGGCGCGCGGCGCCGAGGTCGTGACCCTGGCGCGGGCGATCCAGGAAAGCGTCTACGGCCGTTTCGGCATCCGCCTGGAGCCCGAACCCATCCTGCTCTGA
- the xdp1 gene encoding exosortase-dependent surface protein XDP1, translating into MTHKKSLKWLSLAACLGSSLTFAPAAFAADTWNWNVSGCSLSSGTSSGMGNAYGCTSTVGGKTATITAWSTTGYNGSGSDFDKASLRRYASNTEFGVVNDTGETSTDSQHAIDNKNHTDAVLIQFSGSVELNGLNLGWMYNDSDISILRYVGNGDASAALLGKTAAQIKTDMDNGGDGWDLVANKFNVGTSAAATFNNANAVGSNESSSWWLITAYNQTIGTTTADSKLDYFKLFSFAAASKTQTPGTGVPEPATLTLAAAALGAIGWVRRRRDQA; encoded by the coding sequence ATGACCCATAAGAAATCGCTGAAATGGCTATCCCTGGCGGCCTGTCTGGGTTCCAGCCTGACATTCGCGCCGGCGGCCTTTGCAGCGGACACCTGGAACTGGAACGTCTCGGGTTGCTCCTTGTCCTCCGGCACCAGCAGCGGCATGGGTAACGCCTATGGCTGCACCTCGACGGTCGGTGGCAAGACCGCCACGATCACCGCTTGGTCCACAACCGGCTACAACGGTTCCGGCTCCGACTTCGACAAGGCCTCGCTGCGCCGCTACGCATCCAACACCGAATTCGGCGTCGTCAATGACACCGGCGAAACCTCGACCGACAGCCAGCACGCGATCGACAACAAGAATCACACCGATGCGGTGCTGATCCAGTTCAGCGGCTCGGTAGAGTTGAACGGCTTGAACCTAGGCTGGATGTACAACGACTCGGACATCTCCATCCTGCGCTATGTGGGCAATGGCGATGCGTCCGCTGCCCTGCTGGGCAAGACCGCCGCGCAGATCAAGACCGACATGGACAATGGAGGTGACGGCTGGGATCTGGTGGCCAACAAGTTCAATGTGGGCACCTCGGCCGCCGCGACCTTCAACAACGCCAACGCGGTCGGCTCCAACGAGAGCTCCAGTTGGTGGCTGATCACGGCCTACAACCAGACCATCGGCACCACCACCGCCGACAGCAAGCTCGACTACTTCAAGCTCTTCTCCTTCGCCGCCGCGAGCAAGACGCAGACCCCGGGCACCGGCGTGCCGGAGCCGGCCACCCTGACCCTGGCCGCCGCCGCGCTGGGCGCGATCGGCTGGGTGCGCCGCCGCCGCGACCAAGCCTGA
- a CDS encoding acyl-CoA dehydrogenase family protein — MDLNFTPEELAFRAEIRQWVAANLPKDISHKVHNALRLSKDDMQRWAKILGKQGWHGWAWPKQFGGPGWNAVQRHLFEEECALAGAPRVVPFGPVMVAPVIMAFGSPEQQQRHLPGIMSGEVWWSQGYSEPGSGSDLASVKTRAERQGDAYIVNGQKTWTTLGQHGDWIFCLVRTDPTVKPQAGISFLLIDMKSPGITVRPIIMLDGEHEVNEVFFDNVEVPAENLVGEENKGWTYAKYLLAHERTNIADVNRAKRELERLKRIAKAEGVLDDSRFRDQIALLEVAIVALEMMVLRVLSAEKSGKQSLDVAGLLKIRGSEIQQRYTELMMLAAGPYALPFVFEAMEAGWQGDHVGAAHCAPLASHYFNYRKTTIYGGSNEVQRNIVAQTVLG; from the coding sequence ATGGATCTGAACTTCACGCCGGAGGAGCTGGCCTTTCGCGCCGAGATCCGGCAATGGGTGGCCGCGAACCTGCCCAAGGACATCAGCCACAAGGTGCACAACGCGCTGCGCCTGTCCAAGGACGATATGCAACGCTGGGCCAAGATCCTGGGCAAGCAGGGCTGGCATGGCTGGGCCTGGCCCAAACAGTTCGGCGGCCCGGGCTGGAATGCAGTGCAGCGCCATCTGTTCGAGGAAGAATGCGCGCTGGCCGGGGCGCCGCGCGTCGTGCCCTTCGGCCCGGTGATGGTGGCGCCGGTGATCATGGCCTTCGGCTCGCCCGAGCAGCAGCAGCGCCACCTGCCCGGCATCATGAGCGGCGAGGTCTGGTGGAGCCAGGGCTATAGCGAGCCCGGCTCGGGCTCCGACCTGGCCTCGGTCAAGACCCGCGCCGAGCGCCAGGGCGACGCCTACATCGTCAACGGCCAGAAGACCTGGACCACGCTGGGCCAGCATGGCGACTGGATCTTCTGCCTGGTGCGCACCGACCCGACGGTCAAGCCGCAGGCCGGCATCTCCTTCCTGCTGATCGACATGAAGTCGCCCGGCATCACGGTGCGGCCGATCATCATGCTGGACGGCGAGCATGAGGTGAACGAGGTGTTCTTCGACAATGTCGAGGTGCCCGCCGAGAACTTGGTCGGCGAGGAGAACAAGGGCTGGACCTACGCGAAATACCTGCTGGCCCATGAGCGCACCAATATCGCCGACGTGAACCGCGCCAAGCGCGAGCTGGAGCGCCTGAAGCGCATCGCCAAGGCCGAGGGCGTCCTCGATGACAGCCGCTTCCGCGACCAGATCGCGCTGCTGGAGGTGGCCATCGTCGCGCTGGAGATGATGGTCCTGCGCGTGCTGTCGGCCGAGAAGTCCGGCAAGCAGTCGCTGGACGTGGCGGGCCTCTTGAAGATCCGCGGCAGCGAGATCCAGCAGCGCTACACCGAGCTGATGATGCTGGCCGCCGGCCCCTATGCCCTGCCCTTCGTCTTCGAGGCGATGGAGGCTGGCTGGCAGGGCGACCATGTCGGCGCCGCCCATTGCGCGCCGCTGGCCAGCCATTACTTCAACTACCGCAAGACCACGATCTACGGCGGCTCGAACGAAGTGCAACGCAATATCGTCGCGCAGACGGTGCTGGGCTGA
- a CDS encoding ATP-binding protein — MSEPLNAIPAVPAAPATAAAPRARRRLLPAMGLLLLLVFGAMGVLQMRQLELLNTTRQYQDDYLVWSLFQYEAEYLKLRTQLGEALRRGGPEQAQQAAQRYEIFVSRLGLIEGEHAAKVLTSHPDYRRTLERSRAFVAWADTLPLDAALLERQPERVRELLERLAPLGDGIHDLSLTASHHVAAQLSARNELVRSQSTLSLGLTLLQCALLLGLAIVVMRQLRSLERHGRDQETLAEHLREARQAAEAGSRAKSLFLANMSHELRTPLHGLLGMLGLLKDTPLRADQRLQLQAASDSARHLLAILNDILDVSKMEAGAITIHPEPVQPARLLRELDEICQPQARLKGVALSLAQTGEVPAWVSADPTRLRQILLNLLSNAIKFTDQGRVDLRLSHEGQVLRFSVNDTGTGMDEALLGRLFQRFSQGDATSSRRHGGTGLGLEISRNLARAMGGDIQVHSTPGLGSTFVVELPLPACEAPAQLPDTSGAALPPTRSLRILVAEDHVTNRHYLEAVLERLGHHAVFCENGFEALQRLSLQDFDLVLMDLHMPVMDGYEACRAMRALPGAKARVPIVALSADAFEESRERALQAGMADFLAKPVEIETLAALLHRQSLPPAPAPAAPPPAGDFDDEVLQVLRRTLPPARVPGLYQTFVQDVPVSLQRLDRALQPPDAEALRSAAHAVKGASASLGLTEVARAARELERLAKQGADATTLSRCGELLRHALQRSPALCAQRGLI; from the coding sequence GTGAGCGAGCCCCTCAACGCCATTCCCGCCGTTCCTGCCGCTCCCGCCACAGCCGCCGCGCCGCGCGCGCGCCGGCGCCTGCTACCCGCGATGGGCCTGCTCCTGCTGCTGGTGTTCGGCGCGATGGGCGTCTTGCAGATGCGCCAGCTGGAGCTGCTGAACACCACTCGGCAGTACCAGGACGACTACCTGGTCTGGAGCCTGTTCCAGTACGAGGCCGAGTACCTGAAGCTGCGCACCCAGCTGGGCGAGGCGCTGCGCCGCGGCGGACCGGAGCAGGCGCAGCAGGCAGCGCAGCGCTACGAGATCTTCGTCAGCCGGCTCGGCCTGATCGAGGGCGAGCATGCGGCCAAGGTGCTGACCAGCCACCCGGACTACCGCCGCACCCTGGAGCGCAGCCGCGCCTTCGTCGCCTGGGCCGACACCCTGCCGCTGGACGCGGCGCTGCTGGAGCGCCAGCCCGAGCGGGTGCGCGAGCTGCTGGAGCGGCTGGCGCCGCTGGGCGACGGCATCCACGACCTGTCGCTGACCGCCTCGCACCATGTGGCGGCGCAGCTGAGCGCGCGCAACGAGCTGGTGCGCAGCCAGAGCACCCTGAGCCTGGGCCTGACCCTGCTGCAATGCGCGCTGCTGCTGGGGCTGGCGATCGTGGTGATGCGCCAGCTGCGCAGCCTGGAGCGCCATGGTCGCGACCAGGAGACGCTGGCCGAACATCTGCGCGAGGCGCGCCAGGCCGCCGAGGCCGGCAGCCGCGCCAAGAGCCTGTTCCTGGCCAATATGAGCCATGAGCTGCGCACCCCGCTGCACGGCCTGCTGGGCATGCTGGGTCTGCTGAAGGACACGCCGCTGCGCGCCGACCAGCGCCTGCAGCTGCAGGCCGCCAGCGATTCGGCGCGCCATCTGCTGGCGATCCTGAACGACATCCTGGACGTCTCCAAGATGGAGGCCGGCGCGATCACCATCCATCCGGAGCCGGTGCAGCCGGCGCGGCTGCTGCGCGAGCTCGACGAGATCTGCCAGCCGCAGGCGCGGCTGAAGGGCGTGGCGCTGTCGCTGGCGCAGACCGGCGAGGTGCCGGCCTGGGTCAGTGCCGACCCGACCCGGCTGCGCCAGATCCTGCTGAACCTGCTGAGCAACGCGATCAAGTTCACCGACCAGGGCCGGGTCGACCTGCGGCTGAGCCACGAGGGCCAGGTCTTGCGCTTCAGCGTCAACGACACCGGCACCGGCATGGACGAGGCCCTGCTCGGCCGCCTGTTCCAGCGCTTCAGCCAGGGCGACGCGACCAGCTCGCGCCGCCATGGCGGCACCGGCCTGGGGCTGGAGATCTCGCGCAACCTGGCGCGCGCGATGGGCGGCGACATCCAGGTGCACAGCACGCCGGGCCTGGGCTCGACCTTCGTCGTCGAGCTGCCGCTGCCGGCCTGCGAGGCGCCGGCGCAGCTGCCCGACACCAGCGGCGCCGCGCTGCCGCCGACCCGCTCGCTGCGCATCCTGGTGGCCGAGGACCATGTCACCAACCGCCACTATCTGGAGGCGGTGCTGGAGCGGCTGGGCCATCACGCGGTGTTCTGCGAGAACGGCTTCGAGGCACTGCAGCGCCTGTCGCTGCAGGACTTCGACCTGGTGCTGATGGATCTGCACATGCCGGTGATGGACGGCTACGAGGCCTGCCGCGCGATGCGCGCCCTGCCCGGTGCGAAGGCCCGGGTGCCGATCGTCGCGCTGTCGGCCGATGCCTTCGAGGAATCGCGCGAGCGCGCGCTGCAGGCCGGCATGGCCGATTTCCTGGCCAAGCCGGTGGAGATCGAGACCCTGGCCGCGCTGCTGCACCGCCAGTCGCTGCCGCCGGCCCCGGCGCCCGCCGCGCCGCCGCCGGCCGGCGACTTCGACGACGAGGTACTGCAGGTGCTGCGCCGCACCCTGCCGCCGGCCCGGGTGCCGGGCCTGTATCAGACCTTCGTGCAGGACGTGCCGGTCAGCCTCCAGCGCCTGGACCGCGCGCTGCAGCCACCTGACGCCGAGGCGCTGCGCTCGGCCGCCCATGCGGTCAAGGGCGCCAGCGCCAGCCTCGGTCTGACCGAGGTGGCGCGGGCCGCGCGCGAGCTGGAGCGCCTCGCCAAGCAGGGCGCTGATGCCACGACCCTGAGCCGCTGCGGCGAGCTGCTGCGCCATGCGCTGCAGCGCAGCCCGGCGCTGTGCGCACAGCGCGGGCTGATCTGA
- a CDS encoding molybdopterin-dependent oxidoreductase: MRHLSRRPVLLSLLSLPLPTLALETPTGPVVLSVSGRLTKPNREGQAQFDMAMLAALPQHHITQKTPWYPGPRKFSGPLLRDVLAAAGAQGQQIEARAINDYKVSIPMEDAQAHDMLVARLLDDQPMPLRDKGPLFVIYPFDSQAKLRSSVYYSRSIWQLKAMEVR; the protein is encoded by the coding sequence GTGCGACACCTGAGCCGCCGCCCCGTCCTGCTGAGCCTGCTGAGCCTGCCCTTGCCCACCCTGGCGCTGGAAACCCCGACCGGCCCGGTGGTGCTGAGCGTCAGCGGGCGCCTGACCAAGCCGAACCGCGAGGGCCAGGCCCAGTTCGACATGGCGATGCTGGCCGCCCTGCCCCAGCACCACATCACGCAGAAGACGCCCTGGTATCCGGGCCCGCGCAAGTTCAGCGGCCCGCTGCTGCGCGACGTGCTGGCCGCGGCCGGCGCCCAGGGCCAGCAGATCGAGGCCCGCGCGATCAACGACTACAAGGTGAGCATCCCGATGGAGGACGCGCAGGCGCATGACATGCTGGTGGCGCGGCTGCTGGACGACCAGCCGATGCCGCTGCGCGACAAGGGCCCGCTGTTCGTGATCTACCCCTTCGACAGCCAGGCCAAGCTGCGCAGCAGCGTCTACTACAGCCGCTCGATCTGGCAGCTCAAGGCGATGGAGGTGCGGTGA
- the prsT gene encoding XrtA/PEP-CTERM system TPR-repeat protein PrsT encodes MSRPPSSRPTRRHATTLALLLSLGAAPLAWAVDNAKAARYYEDALVRYERKDMAGAIIQLKNALQIDKSQLPVQLLLGRALLANNEPAGAEIAFGEALRLGVNRAEIVIPLAQALAAQGKQTQLLERPDLNPNGLQPALRQQLILLRAAAAADTGDLRNGLAMLDEARALSRDSAEVWLAEVPLRVRNRQFNEAMVAVDKALAITPASAEAHYQKGSVLHARGDIATALAAYARALQLDPAHTETRLARAGALIDLDRGKDAAADIGELLKREPNEPRGLYLKALLARRAGDAATANAALNEVTSLMDPVPIEYIRYRPQMLILTGMAHHALKEPLKAIPYLEAAHRALGPTPLAKLLAQIYLGDGKPDRAAEVLESYLRAQPGDGQALAMYASLLVSQGRHAKATSLMQQALRSNDTPEFRTVLGLGLLQSGQAASGQTELEAAFKRAPGQLQAGTNLISLYMKAGQNAKAIATADTLLKQHGRNPTVWTLQGIAKSRARDFAGARSSFQRALDIDRSLLEPKLGLVRVDIASGALAEADKRLAALLKEEDRNADILFEMASLSEQRKNPEEALRWLEKAVDGLGPGVGRAQQALVAWHLRAGQAAPALEAAKRLLNRTPEDSGALLIYARAQLLGGDQAGARNSLTQAARRAGYQAEQLFGVADLQLLAGDAAGAAYTLEKVLSTQPGSVRALAMSSSAELMRGDQAAAERLARQVLQQQPKLALGHSLLADVQVARDQVGPALDSLRRAHELQPSTDSLLRLFRLLSLQDGGKPAVQLAEQWLKTRPNDLAVRKVLGDTQARHGNFAAARQTYDLALKQSPKDAELLNNQANVLLRLNDNAAALKVAEAALAEAPRLPLVIDTAGWANFRAGRHDRALQLLRDARLREPGNAEIRYHLGAVLAAMGKKAEARGEVEVALKGSLAPDIAMAATALLTTLK; translated from the coding sequence ATGTCCCGTCCCCCGTCCTCACGCCCCACCCGCAGGCACGCCACCACGCTGGCGCTGCTGCTGAGCCTGGGCGCCGCGCCGCTGGCCTGGGCGGTCGACAACGCCAAGGCCGCGCGCTACTACGAGGACGCGCTGGTGCGCTACGAGCGCAAGGACATGGCCGGCGCGATCATCCAGCTGAAGAACGCGCTGCAGATCGACAAGTCGCAGCTGCCGGTGCAGCTGCTGCTGGGCCGCGCGCTGCTGGCCAACAACGAGCCGGCCGGTGCCGAGATCGCCTTCGGCGAGGCGCTGCGCCTGGGCGTGAACCGGGCCGAGATCGTGATCCCGCTGGCCCAGGCCCTGGCGGCCCAGGGCAAGCAGACCCAGCTGCTGGAGCGCCCCGATCTCAATCCGAACGGGCTGCAGCCGGCGCTGCGCCAGCAGCTGATCCTGCTGCGCGCCGCCGCCGCCGCCGATACCGGTGACCTGCGCAACGGCCTGGCGATGCTGGACGAGGCGCGCGCGCTGAGCCGCGACTCGGCCGAGGTCTGGCTGGCCGAGGTGCCGCTGCGGGTGCGCAACCGGCAGTTCAACGAGGCGATGGTCGCGGTCGACAAGGCCCTGGCGATCACCCCGGCCTCGGCCGAGGCGCATTACCAGAAGGGCTCGGTGCTGCATGCGCGCGGCGACATCGCCACCGCTCTGGCCGCCTATGCCCGCGCGCTGCAGCTCGACCCCGCGCATACCGAGACCCGGCTGGCACGGGCCGGCGCGCTGATCGACCTGGACCGCGGCAAGGATGCGGCGGCCGACATCGGCGAGCTGCTCAAGCGCGAGCCGAACGAGCCGCGCGGGCTCTACCTGAAGGCCCTGCTGGCGCGCCGCGCCGGCGATGCCGCGACCGCGAACGCCGCGCTCAACGAGGTCACCTCGTTGATGGACCCGGTGCCGATCGAGTACATCCGCTACCGGCCGCAGATGCTGATCCTGACCGGCATGGCCCACCATGCGCTGAAGGAGCCGCTGAAGGCCATTCCCTATCTGGAGGCGGCGCACCGCGCCCTCGGCCCGACGCCGCTGGCCAAGCTGCTGGCCCAGATCTACCTGGGCGACGGCAAGCCCGACCGCGCCGCCGAGGTGCTGGAGTCCTATCTACGCGCCCAGCCCGGCGACGGCCAGGCGCTGGCGATGTATGCCTCGCTGCTGGTCTCGCAGGGCCGGCATGCCAAGGCCACCTCGCTGATGCAGCAGGCGCTGCGCAGCAACGACACGCCGGAGTTCCGCACCGTGCTGGGTCTGGGCCTGCTGCAGAGCGGTCAGGCGGCCAGCGGCCAGACCGAGCTGGAGGCCGCCTTCAAGCGCGCCCCCGGCCAGCTTCAGGCCGGCACCAACCTGATCAGCCTCTATATGAAGGCCGGCCAGAATGCCAAGGCGATCGCCACCGCCGACACCCTGCTGAAGCAGCATGGCCGCAACCCGACGGTCTGGACCCTGCAGGGCATCGCCAAGTCCCGTGCGCGCGACTTCGCTGGTGCGCGCAGCAGCTTCCAGCGCGCGCTCGACATCGACCGCAGCCTGCTCGAGCCCAAGCTGGGCCTGGTGCGGGTCGACATCGCCAGCGGCGCGCTGGCCGAGGCCGACAAGCGCCTGGCCGCCCTGCTGAAGGAAGAGGACCGCAACGCCGACATCCTGTTCGAGATGGCCTCGCTGTCCGAACAGCGCAAGAACCCCGAGGAAGCGCTGCGCTGGCTGGAGAAGGCGGTCGATGGCCTCGGCCCCGGCGTCGGCCGTGCCCAGCAGGCCCTGGTCGCCTGGCATCTGCGCGCCGGCCAGGCCGCCCCGGCGCTGGAAGCCGCCAAGCGCCTGCTGAACCGCACGCCCGAGGATTCCGGCGCGCTCCTCATCTATGCCCGCGCCCAGCTGCTGGGCGGCGACCAGGCCGGCGCCCGCAACAGCCTGACCCAGGCCGCCCGCCGCGCCGGCTACCAGGCCGAGCAGCTGTTCGGCGTCGCCGACCTGCAGCTGCTGGCCGGCGATGCGGCCGGTGCCGCCTACACCCTGGAAAAGGTGCTGTCGACCCAGCCGGGCTCGGTCCGCGCGCTGGCCATGTCATCCAGCGCCGAACTGATGCGCGGAGATCAGGCCGCCGCCGAACGCCTGGCCCGCCAGGTGCTGCAGCAACAGCCCAAGCTGGCCCTGGGCCACAGCCTGCTGGCGGATGTGCAGGTAGCGCGCGACCAGGTCGGCCCGGCGCTGGACTCGCTGCGCCGGGCCCATGAACTGCAGCCCTCGACCGACAGCCTGCTGCGCCTGTTCCGCCTGCTGTCGCTGCAGGACGGCGGCAAGCCGGCGGTGCAACTGGCCGAGCAATGGTTGAAGACCCGCCCGAACGACCTGGCCGTGCGCAAGGTCCTGGGCGACACCCAGGCCCGGCATGGCAATTTCGCCGCCGCCCGCCAGACCTACGACCTCGCGCTGAAGCAGAGCCCGAAGGACGCCGAGCTGCTGAACAACCAGGCCAATGTGCTGCTGCGCCTGAACGACAACGCCGCGGCGCTGAAGGTCGCCGAGGCCGCGCTGGCCGAGGCGCCCCGCCTGCCGCTGGTGATCGACACCGCTGGTTGGGCCAATTTCCGCGCCGGCCGGCATGACCGCGCCCTGCAACTGCTGCGCGATGCGCGCCTGCGCGAGCCGGGCAATGCCGAGATCCGCTACCACCTGGGCGCCGTGCTGGCCGCCATGGGCAAGAAGGCCGAGGCCCGCGGCGAGGTGGAGGTGGCGCTGAAGGGCAGCCTCGCGCCGGATATCGCCATGGCCGCGACTGCCCTGCTGACGACACTTAAATGA
- a CDS encoding TIGR02281 family clan AA aspartic protease, with protein MGATALAQSVSFNGSLGQKAALLLIDGQPSTVSLGQRVRGVKLLALEGDSATVELDGGRRLSLQLGASPGRVGGGATTGAGRQIVLSAGPGGHFVAQGSINGQAVQFLVDTGATSVSLAQAEAERMGLKYREGRRVMTQTANGVVTAHLLQLSSVRIGDVELRHVDAIVVPGQMSHVLLGNSFLNRFQMRRENDLMTLDLRY; from the coding sequence ATGGGCGCCACCGCGCTCGCCCAATCGGTCAGCTTCAACGGCAGCCTGGGCCAGAAGGCCGCGCTGCTGCTGATCGATGGCCAGCCCAGCACCGTGTCGCTGGGCCAGCGCGTGCGTGGCGTCAAGCTGCTGGCGTTGGAGGGCGACAGCGCCACCGTCGAGCTGGACGGCGGACGCCGCCTGAGCCTGCAGTTGGGCGCCTCGCCCGGCCGGGTCGGCGGCGGCGCGACCACCGGCGCGGGCCGCCAGATCGTGCTGTCCGCCGGGCCCGGCGGCCATTTCGTCGCCCAGGGCAGCATCAACGGCCAGGCGGTCCAGTTCCTGGTCGACACCGGCGCCACCTCCGTCTCGCTGGCCCAGGCCGAGGCGGAGCGCATGGGCCTGAAGTACCGCGAGGGCCGCCGCGTGATGACGCAGACCGCCAACGGCGTGGTCACGGCCCACCTGCTGCAACTGTCCAGCGTGCGCATCGGCGATGTCGAGCTGCGCCATGTCGACGCGATCGTCGTGCCCGGCCAGATGAGCCATGTGCTGCTGGGCAACAGCTTCCTGAACCGCTTCCAGATGCGGCGCGAGAACGATTTAATGACTCTGGACCTGCGCTACTGA